The Sulfolobus islandicus Y.N.15.51 sequence TTTAATCTTTCAACTGTAAGTCCTAGCTCAGCTTTTGGAACTTTAGAAGATGTTATAATTGTAATGTCATATTTCTCTTTCTGTCTTATAGCTATTTCATAAATTGATTTTTCTATACCTCCAATTATTGGATAAAATGAGTGTATTACATGAACTATTTTTTCTCTTTTCTCCAAGCTAAAACTTCACCTCTTAGAGCAAAGAATTGTGAGAAAATTAGAAATATTTGATTTGGTATCCACGCCTTTAAAGCTTCTTTGAAATTTTTACTTACTAAACCTAATATAGTGGAAACAATTATTAAATCAGTAAATAAATAGATATTAGAAATTGCTATAACTACTGATCCAATAAATAGAAGCCATGGGTTTAGCAAATGCAAGTAAAATTCTTGCAAAAATATCTTTTTGTATGGTTTATTATTAGACTTAACTACCTTAGGTAAAAATCTTATAAAATATCTGATTAAATGGGATCCTCTTCTAGTTTTCCATGTAATGTAATCTACCCCTTTGGGTGCTATTTCAATAGCTCTCATTTTATCAACACAAATAGCTCTATATCCTTTTAAACTAATTAGCGTAGCGATTGTACTATCATCTGCTCCTACATTAGGCAACTCATCTGGTGATAAAATATCTTTTCTAAATGCGGTTAGTTCTCCGTGAAATATTGGCGTAGAAAAAATTGCAGACTCACCTATCCGTATTGTGTTGTAAAAATTTCTATATGAATTTTCAATATTACTATTAGCGTATTTTATACAGCTTACTGCACCTATATTATCTTTCAAATAAGCTATTGCATTTAATAAAGGGTCTTTCCATGTGGCATCAGCATCAGTGATAACTACAATATTATTAGTAGCACTTTTTATACCTTCTTTTATAGCGAAAATCTTTCCTCGTCTTTGACTCTCTTTTATTATTTTCAGCTTAGGAATTTGCATTGATTTTATTATCTCTATTGTATTATCATTACTGGAATCCACTACTATTATTTCCATATAATCTAAGGGATAACTCTGAATTACGTTAATTAGTTTATCTTTAATTCTTTCCCCTTCGTTATATGTAGGAATAATTATACTTACGCTATAGAATTTGCTATCAGAATATTGTATTTTTAATATTTTATTTTTTAATATTAAGTAGTACATAATAGGTTCAATGAAATGGATTATAACCAACAGTGCTCCTATCTCGAGTAATATAAGCATTTATATAGTATTTATTATGATCCAATTAAAAGTCTTTATGAGATAAACGATTATAAATGAATTTACGAGATTTATTCGCTATCTAATTTCGCTCATCAAATTGTATTTGATAAATTAAAATCATTTCCAGTACTCTTCACATACAAATTTATTATATTGATGTGTTGAATTATAATTGTGGAAGATTTAAGTGCATTGATAATTATGCCTCCAATCTTGTTTAGCAGTGAGGCTAAAACTGCAATAGCATTCTCCAATGTGCTTAGTGAATATGGATTCGTAAAGCAATATGGAATTTTCTTTGAAAAAGACAGCATTTCCAATATAATTAGATTAGCACCAGAGCTTTCTAGTTCATTGAATATTGTAGACGCAAAATTAAAAATGATAAAAGGTCCTATAATATCTGGAATTATCGATTATATTATAGCAAAATTAGGTAAACTAATTAGGAAGGTTGATATAAGTGTTAATCTATATTACACAGAAATACCGTTAGGTCTTGATATTGCATATGTAATTTATCCGCCATCTGTAATGTTGTATAAAGGTCTCTTGTATACCAAGTATGGTAAATTAAGAAGAATTTACTTAGATACTAATATTTATTTTCTAAAAAAAATAGCTAATTCAGAAAAATTGGTTTGCAGTTCTTATTATATACAATCGGTAATGAAAGAAAATTTTGGATATAATTGTTCTGTTATCTACCCACCTATAATAAGTTATAAGAGATTTCCCGATTTAGAAAAGGAGGATTTAGTTATAGGGATTGGAAAATACGTTGAACCTAAGCATTGGGATGAATTTATTCAAATAGCTAAGAAGGTTAGAAGAATTAACAATAAAATCAAATTTAAAATAATAGGTGGTCTGAATTACGTTAGATCTTCTTTAAAGTATTTTGAATATCTAAAATCTATTGCAAGTGATGATGTTGAATTATTAACCGATATTACAGAAGAAGAAAAATGGAAATTAATTAATAAGGCAAAGATAATACTGCATTGTATGAGAAATGATAACATAAGTTTAGGAGTTGAAGAAGCTATGGCAGCGGGAGTAGTT is a genomic window containing:
- a CDS encoding glycosyltransferase; this translates as MEDLSALIIMPPILFSSEAKTAIAFSNVLSEYGFVKQYGIFFEKDSISNIIRLAPELSSSLNIVDAKLKMIKGPIISGIIDYIIAKLGKLIRKVDISVNLYYTEIPLGLDIAYVIYPPSVMLYKGLLYTKYGKLRRIYLDTNIYFLKKIANSEKLVCSSYYIQSVMKENFGYNCSVIYPPIISYKRFPDLEKEDLVIGIGKYVEPKHWDEFIQIAKKVRRINNKIKFKIIGGLNYVRSSLKYFEYLKSIASDDVELLTDITEEEKWKLINKAKIILHCMRNDNISLGVEEAMAAGVVPVVFRATGSWTDITKEGKYGFSYTSIDEAANIILDLFNDENLFNKMSKLSIERAEEFSYNTFKSRLFGILKSII
- a CDS encoding glycosyltransferase — translated: MLILLEIGALLVIIHFIEPIMYYLILKNKILKIQYSDSKFYSVSIIIPTYNEGERIKDKLINVIQSYPLDYMEIIVVDSSNDNTIEIIKSMQIPKLKIIKESQRRGKIFAIKEGIKSATNNIVVITDADATWKDPLLNAIAYLKDNIGAVSCIKYANSNIENSYRNFYNTIRIGESAIFSTPIFHGELTAFRKDILSPDELPNVGADDSTIATLISLKGYRAICVDKMRAIEIAPKGVDYITWKTRRGSHLIRYFIRFLPKVVKSNNKPYKKIFLQEFYLHLLNPWLLFIGSVVIAISNIYLFTDLIIVSTILGLVSKNFKEALKAWIPNQIFLIFSQFFALRGEVLAWRKEKK